A single region of the Duganella sp. BuS-21 genome encodes:
- a CDS encoding prolyl oligopeptidase family serine peptidase produces MKNTKPGTFAAFGVLAVLFATLVPSGAHAAGFQRAQAADPDGKALAIGIWYPSQATPRRTSFGATTMSVAVDSPIDGRALPLIVISHGTGGSLLDHYDTAIALADAGYVVAAVTHRGDNHADRSRSVFIMDRPRQISRVIDHVLSNWAGSATIDPSRIGMFGFSAGGFTTLASIGGRADFSRIGPMCSEYPGDFVCQLLAKAGPDGLVAPDSSLVHDARIKAAVVAAPALGFTFAPDGLKDVRIPVQLWRAEEDALLPHPRYAEPVRQALGISDYHVVSQAGHFDFLPPCSDTLATIAPMICTSNAGFDRAAFHLSFNTSVVDFFSRSLGRHRAGD; encoded by the coding sequence ATGAAAAACACGAAACCGGGAACGTTTGCGGCGTTTGGTGTGCTAGCGGTGTTGTTCGCCACGCTGGTCCCTTCCGGCGCCCATGCCGCAGGATTCCAGCGCGCCCAGGCGGCAGATCCAGACGGCAAGGCGCTCGCGATCGGGATCTGGTATCCGAGCCAGGCAACACCCAGGCGCACCAGCTTCGGGGCGACGACGATGTCGGTGGCGGTCGACAGCCCTATAGATGGGCGCGCACTGCCCTTGATCGTGATTTCGCACGGCACAGGCGGGTCTTTGCTGGACCATTACGATACCGCCATTGCATTGGCCGACGCCGGTTATGTTGTCGCCGCCGTGACCCATCGCGGCGATAACCATGCAGACCGCAGCCGCAGCGTATTCATCATGGATCGCCCCAGGCAAATCAGCCGGGTAATCGACCATGTCCTGTCCAATTGGGCTGGCAGTGCGACTATCGATCCAAGCAGGATAGGCATGTTCGGCTTTTCCGCCGGTGGATTTACCACCCTGGCAAGCATCGGTGGGCGTGCCGATTTTTCCCGCATTGGCCCCATGTGCAGCGAGTATCCGGGCGACTTCGTCTGCCAGTTGCTGGCGAAGGCGGGGCCGGATGGCCTGGTGGCGCCCGATTCAAGCCTTGTCCACGATGCCCGGATCAAAGCCGCAGTGGTAGCCGCGCCGGCGCTGGGCTTTACCTTTGCGCCCGATGGTTTGAAAGACGTCAGGATACCGGTGCAGCTCTGGCGCGCCGAAGAAGATGCATTATTGCCGCACCCGCGTTACGCCGAACCTGTCCGGCAGGCGCTTGGCATATCGGACTACCATGTGGTGTCACAAGCGGGACACTTTGATTTCCTGCCGCCGTGCAGTGATACATTGGCGACGATCGCTCCGATGATCTGCACCAGCAACGCGGGCTTTGACCGGGCTGCCTTTCACCTGTCCTTCAATACTTCGGTGGTGGATTTTTTCAGCAGGAGCTTGGGGCGCCACAGGGCGGGCGACTGA